Proteins encoded together in one Chelonoidis abingdonii isolate Lonesome George chromosome 1, CheloAbing_2.0, whole genome shotgun sequence window:
- the CRYAA gene encoding alpha-crystallin A chain — protein sequence MDITIQHPWFKRALGPLFPSRLFDQYFGEGLFDYDLLPLFSSTISPYYRHSLFRTLLESGISEVRSDRNKFTILLDVKHFSPEDLSVKIMDDFVEIHGKHNERQDDHGYISREFHRRYRLPSNVDQSAITCSLSADGMLTFSGPKVQSNMDTSYSERPIPVSREEKPASAPSS from the exons ATGGACATTACCATCCAGCACCCCTGGTTCAAACGAGCTCTTGGACCCTTATTTCCAAGCCGTTTGTTTGACCAGTATTTCGGAGAGGGTCTTTTCGATTATGATCTCCtgcctttgttctcttccaccatCAGCCCCTATTACAGGCACTCTCTCTTCCGCACCCTTCTGGAATCAGGCATTTCAGAG GTGAGGTCTGACCGGAACAAGTTTACAATCCTCCTGGATGTAAAACACTTCTCTCCCGAAGATCTGAGTGTGAAAATTATGGATGACTTTGTGGAAATCCATGGCAAGCACAATGAGAGACAG GACGACCATGGCTACATTTCCCGTGAATTCCACCGCAGATACCGCCTGCCTTCCAACGTGGACCAATCTGCCATCACCTGCTCCCTGTCTGCTGATGGCATGCTGACTTTCTCTGGCCCAAAAGTCCAGTCCAACATGGACACCAGCTACAGTGAGAGACCCATTCCTGTGTCCCGAGAGGAGAAGCCCGCCTCGGCTCCTTCTTCCTAG